The genome window CCGATCTCCGGTCCTCGGTGTCCGGGTGGTCTGATGCCGATCTTCAGGTGATCTGGGCCCTCACCGCCCTGCTCGGGCTGGTCTTCGGCAGTTTCTTCAACGTCGTCATCTGGCGGGTCCCGCTCCACAAGTCTATCTCCTCGCCGCCTTCGCACTGCCCGCGCTGCCGCAAGCCGATACGAGCCTATGACAACGTCCCGGTGCTGAGCTGGCTGTTGCTGCGCGGCCGGTGTCGCGACTGCCGCAAGCCGATTCCGGTCCGCTATCCGCTGATTGAGGCGCTCACCGGACTGCTATTTGTCGCGGCCTTCGCGCGGTTCGGCTTCAGCCTGATGACAGTCAAGGCCATCGTGTTCATCTCGCTGCTGATCATCACCGCCTTCATCGACCTCGACCACCAGGTCATCCCATTCGGATTCAGCCTCACCGGGCTGGCGCTGGGGCTGCTGGGCGGAGCATTTGCTCCACCACCGCGCGTCGTCCAGGCGGTTGCCGCCGCCGCCGCCGGCGCCGGCTTCATACTATTCGCGATTCTCCTTTGGCGGTACGTGCTGGCCGGGGTGTTCCGTCGTTTCGGGGTG of candidate division WOR-3 bacterium contains these proteins:
- a CDS encoding prepilin peptidase, which encodes MSGWSDADLQVIWALTALLGLVFGSFFNVVIWRVPLHKSISSPPSHCPRCRKPIRAYDNVPVLSWLLLRGRCRDCRKPIPVRYPLIEALTGLLFVAAFARFGFSLMTVKAIVFISLLIITAFIDLDHQVIPFGFSLTGLALGLLGGAFAPPPRVVQAVAAAAAGAGFILFAILLWRYVLAGVFRRFGVDQKEGMGLGDLPYAAMIGAFVGLKGLVVALAAAVVFGVIIGLMARSIGRNQRGQPIPFGPFLALGALVGLFFGPQLFNTYARFAGLA